CCTAGCTTCATGtgtcaaaaatttttaaaacgtCCAATTCCACAAAGTTAGCCATCACTGGGAGGAGGGTAAATTGGTGCATTTTCTTCTGAGGGCAATCACAATTGTAACTGCTGAGATGCTTTGACTCAGTGTTTAGAAATGTAACCTACAGATTCCTTTGCACATGTTCATGGGGATTTCCAAAGATATTCCTTGGtacaccacctttttttttttttttttttttttttttttttttttttttgtgacggagtctcactcaggctgaagtgcagtggcatgatctcccctcactgcaaccttggcctcccgggttcaagcgattctcctgcctcagcctcccgagtagctgggactacaggtgcccgccatgacacccagctaattttttgtatttttagtagagatggggtttcactatattagccaggatgatctggatctcctgaccttgtgatctgccctcctcagccacccaaagtgctgggattacaggcatgagccaccatgcccggccgtttttgtttgttttttgtttttgtttttgagacagagtcttgctctgtcacctgggctggagtgcagtggcatgatctcggctcactgcaacctcggcctcccaggttcaagcgactctcctgcctcagcttcctgagtagctgtgactacaggtgcccgccaccacgcccagctaatttttgtatttttggtagagacgggtttcaccatatcggccaggatggtctcgatctctggaccccgtgatctacccacctcggcctcccaaagtgcagggattacaggtatgagccaccacgcccagctatcaAAGGCATTAAATAAGACATATTTCTATGAGTAGGGGAATGGTAAATAGTAAACATCCGTACAACTtaaaagccattaaaaagaattagATCTCTAAGGAAAGGGTTGAACCCAGTTGTAGTACATAGTTTCATGCCTTCGAGGCACTGTATGTATTGCTCCATCTACATGACACATTTGCCCCGTCCTTGTCTATGAAATCCTCACAGACAACTTACAAAAGGAGTTCACATCAACTGACTTGTGAATCAGCTGACAAGGCTCAGTTTAACTATTGGTTCCTTTGTGAAGCCTACCTTGACTCCCTAAACAGAAATGCCCACTCCCCTCCGTGTGCCCCCACAGTAATAGGGATCTACCTCCATTATACACTTATTTCTATACCGCCTTTGTTTAGACGTCCGCCTCCTCCACTAGACTCCAGAAGAGCAAGCACCATGGCTTGTTCCTTGCACTGCTAGGACCCAGCGCAACCCTTAGGCAGTAAATACTCCGGGACCTTTGCAGAGAAGCAGGGACAAGGGGATTTGGCAAGGGCTATGAAGACCTCCTGCCTCTCATCTGTGGGCTGCCTTAGAATTTTCCAGGCTGATTGCTGAGGACCAAATAGTCACACAGGGATCTACTTGGCACCTAAACTAACTCCCACCTTCAGGGAACCTTGTCATTCAGGATTCAGGTGCTCCTCTAGGACTGAAAGTGGCAAAAAAGGGGGGCCTTTGGAAACACTCCATGATAGATGAAAACAGGGCCAACACCGTGATTCAAACTCTTAGCTATGGAAGCCTGGGAGGCTGGTAGCTTTGGATGGTCTATGGCCTTCTGATGCCTCTACCACTGCAACACAAGTGCCCTCAATTGTCCAGAGTCCTATAAAAAAGGATGGAAAACTAGGACCACTTTCAAGGGGCTTAGGCAAATACATAAAGTGTCTGAACTATACTCTAAAGCAGGAACAGTTAGGGTAGAGAACAGTAGTTAAGTatgctttcctttttaaagagGGAATGAAAACTAAAGCAAGGGGTAGCAGAATGAGTTAATTCTTCATGTTGAAACAGTACCAGTATCCAGTGAACGTGTCCAACGCAGACACCAAACTAGATGATTCAAGCTCTAGATGCGTATTCTAGTTTCACATTTATGTACGAACTAAttaacgacaacaacaacaaaatcagctTTTAATTTTGCTACACAgtcctttctttttgagacggagtcttgtcgcccaggctggagtgcagtggcgcggtcttggctcactgcaacctccgcctcctgggttcaagtgattctccagcctcagcctctcgagtagctgggactacaggcacccaccaccacacctggttaatttttgtattttttagtagatgggggtttcagcattttggccatgctggtctcgaactcctgaccttgtgacctgcctgcctcggcttcccaaagtgttgggattacaggagttagccaccgtgcccggcccacagtCCTAACCTTAGAAATCCTCAGTGGccgcgaggcatggtggctcacacctgtaatcccagcactttgggaggccgaggcaggcagatcacttgaggttgagagtttgagaccaggtcgaccaacatggagaaaccccgtctgtactaaaaatacaattagccaggcctggtggcgcatgcctgtaattccaggtactcaggaatctgaggcaggagaattgcttgaacccgggaggcagaggttgtggtgagccaagattgtggcattgcactccagcctgggcaacaagagcaaaactccgtctcaaaaaaaaaaaaaaagaaagaagaaaacctcaGTAGGTCATGCTTATTACTCCAgtacattttgggaggccaaggcgagaggatcacttgagaccaggagtttgagaccagcctgggcaacagagcaagaccccatctctacaaaaaaaataacatacattagccgggtgtggtggtatgcaccagtagtaccagctattcaggaggctgaggtgggatgattaaatccaagagtttgaggttatagtgacatatgattgcactactgctctccaacctaggtgacagagaaagaccttgtctcttgaaaaacaaaaaatcctcagAGGTCATTTTTGAAACAAGCTTCAATGCAATGTACAATCAAATAACTTTCCTTGGTCCTTAAGTTATTCAAAATAggtaatttctaaatattaacaaaatacttTCAAGTTTCTATATCTTGCTGCTAGCAACATCTCATTCTATGAACTAGACAGCTCTGGCAATGAAGACCCCATAGgaaatattatttatagtaaactttattttcattgatatttcacttaacataatttcAAAGTCAGTCTGTAATCTAAGATGAGCAAAAGAACAGATATTCTAAATCTCATAAGAGATTTTTTCACACTGTTCCTCAGAGCACGGAATGGGGTTTCAGGGCCCTCAAAGTTGACACCTAACATTTTACCCTTGAGATTTACCTATAGATACAGAAAGAAGAGATAACATCGATACACAAGAATCGAGCTCTATGAGGGTCTCCATAAGCTCATGTTACATCCTCATTATAACCTCTGTAGGGTTACAATGGTAACAACTGATTTTCCACCCCTCCACCAAggttggtgtctttttttttaggTAAAATGTCAGATGCAAAAATGCTGCACTTAGTTCTCTTAATACATTGAAAATAGTGGAAGATGCAGATTTTTAATCCTTCATCAGTGAGAGCTGGAACATGACTTCTGCTAATGGGGTCTGTTGAACATACTAACTCCAACTTTGGCGGCCATCAGCAAACTGTTTAaaagaaacaagacagaaaacGTCAGGTAAAGGACAGAACAGGCAGCTATGTTTTTAAGGAACTAAACTCTGCAGGTTCCTCACAACTGCGTGGGGGAGGAGGTACTAAGGCAAGAGTGGTCAGAGGTAAAATTTCCATCCCTGGAGGAACCAGAGGAAAAGCAAGCCAAGGGACAGTCTCATACTGAGGTCTTAAAATAGCACACATGAGCTGGATCCTAATCCATCTGCCAATAATTTGAACAGATGAAGAAACggaggcaagagagagcaaggcCGCCCCACCCTCAGGGATCTGATTAATGGTCAAATCTCCAGCCTCTCAGTTTACTGCTCTAGACCTTGCTCCACACTGACTCTTTTGCTTCAGGTATAACATTATACTGGTAGCATCACGACTATGATCAGAGTATGCAATTTTTCtccaaaacagattttaaaaaatgccccTGCCTTCAGGATGTCTTTATAATACTTAACaactaaattttttgtttttaagaaggttaaattttttttttcttttgatacagagtctcactcacctctgttgcccaggctggagttcagcggcacaatttcggctcactgcaacctctgcctcccaggttcaagcaattttcctgactcagtgtcccaagtagctgggattacaggtatgcaccatcacgcccggctcatttttgtattttttcatagagatggggtttcaccatgtgggcagactggtcttgaactcctgacctcaagtgatctggctgctctggcctcccaaagtgctgggattataggcgtgagccaccaaacctggcctacaactaaattttttttgttttttgttttgagatggactcttgctctgtcccccaggctggagtgcagtggcatgatctcagctcactgtaatctccgcttcccaggttcaagcaattctccctgcttcagcctcccgtgtagctgggattacaagtgcccactaccacacccggctaatttttgtagttttcatagagatggggtttcaccatgttggccaggatggtcttgaacccctgacctcaggtgatccgccagcctcggcctcccaaagtactgggattacaggcgtgagccactatgcctggccataactaaattttttaaaagccacaatTTGGTTTAGGTTTTATaatcaaaattagaaaacagggccgggagcagtgggtcatgcctgtaatcccagcattttgggaggccaaggtgggcggatcatgagattaggagttcgagaccagcctggctaacgtggtgaaacaccgtctccaccaaaacaacaaaaatgagccaagtgtggtggtgcacgcctgtaatcccagttactccagaggctgaggcatgagaatcacttgaacccggaaggcggatggtgattgcagtgagcagagatcacaccattgcactccatcctgggtgacagagcgatactctgtctcaaaaaaaaaaaaaattagaaaagaggatTCAATCAAAATTCCCTTTTAGCAAAATTTTCTGTAAAAGACATCTACAcatctaagaaatatgggacccCCGCATCTTCCATGCAAGTCACACAAAAGGCTGCAGTCATGGCTTTGCAGGAAAACTTCTGCCACCATATAGGGAGGAGCCAGGATGGACCGGAAAGCAAACATGCGAACAAACCCATTTCCACAGTGAATGGATATACTCATGCCATTTTGACATTAAACCAGCGATTGTTTTTGAAACATTTCCTATTAGTGTATATATCAAATGTCAGTTGATGCATAGCATCAGATATCCTGAAACAAGTTAGGTTTTGAATGCATATAGTATCCTGGGGAATAAACTGAACTCTACATGGTAAAGAGGAGTAACAAATGTAAAGTACCTGGCACCTGCAATTAAACCTGCAGGCATGAATTTTCCAGAGTTGTAGAATCTCATTCCCATAATGCCAGCCAAGGTACCAGATGTAgctgatgaaaaaaatataaagaagggTTAAAACTCATTACATCTTCTATGCAGGGGAATCAGAAGTGGGCCAAGCCCCACCCATCTCTCAAGGCTCACACCTCACCCTATGCTTATTCCTCCTTCACCAAGTGGGTGGAGATTACTGGCTGCCCACATCCTATGGGTCCAAGTACCAATACTGGCCAAATAGAGCCCTTCACAGCCTGGGCCCTGCCTGCCCTTCCAGCCTCATCTCTTACCACTTGTCTTCTGCAAAACCCACACTTTAGCCATCAATGCGTTAGTTTTCTCCAAAATGCTGCTGTTTCTCATGCCCCGCAGATGCTATTTCCTCTACCCTGCACACAATTCCCACTGGGTATCTGTCAAAGCACCTACTACATGTCAAGcgctgtgctaggtgctggagaATACAAAGGTAATCATAACTGTCTCTGCCCTTTTACAGTGCTTCAGGTCTGATGGGACAGActttaaagacacacacaaataaaaaggcTTAGCCAAAAAAGTGAAGATTGGCTGAGATCTGAAATTACGGCAGGAATTAATGAGCTGAAGGATGGGAAGGcctattccaggcagaggggacagtATATGCAGAGGCCCTGTGGTGACAGGGAGCATGGCACATTCACCTTAAAAGGCCAGTGTGGCACAGAGGTCAAGTAAGAGGGGCCAGACCACATGGAGCCTTGAAGGCCACACTAGGGATTGGGTTTTCATCCTAAGAGCAATGAGAAGCCGTTAAAGGCTACTAAGCAGAAGGATACATGAACAGAGTcgcattttctgtttgtttttgagacagattcttgctctgtcgcccaggctagagtgcagtggtgtgatcttggctcactgcaacctgcaactgccgggatcaagcaattctcaagtctcagcctcctgagtagctcagaccacaggcgcccgccaccacatctggctaactttattttattttattaaagacccggtttcaccatgttgcccatggtggtctcgaactcctgagctcaggcaatccaccctcctcggcctcccaaacctgaggtcaggagttataaaccagcctggacaacatggtgaaactcctgtctctactaacaatagaaaaatcagctgggcatgttggcggacgcctgaatcccagctacccggaacactgagacaggagaattgcttgaacccggtaggtggaggttgcagtgagccaagactgtgccactacactctggcctgggcaatacagtgagactctgtctcaaaaaaagggaattttatgaAGGGGAAGGAGACAAGTACATCTGAATATCAATGGGTGGATCCACCTAAAAGGAGGACTACAAATACAAGACAGGATCCTTGCCGGTGTAAAGGTCTGGAGAAGGTCAGGGAGAAGACACCCAAAGCCCAGAGGAGGACACTGGTGTTGGACAGGAGGGAAAACAGGACGAGGTGAGGCTTGGAGATTAAAGGCTCCAGGGAATCCCCACCTGATGGCTgctatttttttccctgaagtAGGCATGAGGTCATTTGCTGAGTGGAGCACaatcacagaaaggaaaaatgcAGGCTGAAAGTCATTTTGGAGCATGAGGGAGGGAGCTGTTAGGCAGAGCGGGGACCTGGACGTACCTCCTTCCTCAGCACACCCCATTAGCCATCACTGACCTCCCTTCCCAACCCGGCTGATGTGTACAGATCACACGGCTTCTCCCTCCCACATGGCACTCATTCTCACATGGGGTTTGTGGAGACAGTGAGGAACCCACACTCCTAGCAGCGTCTGACACATGGGTGGAGCCCCACAGAAATGTGCTAAAAGCCACCCTGATAAGGAGGACTCCTCGGTCCCCCACCCCACTCACTGTCCATGCCGCTCACAGGGTGCATTTCCAGTTCTGCTTCTATgcccatgttttttgttttttgacaccgAGTCttgctctcccaggctggagtgcagtggcgtgatctcagctcactgcaatctctgcctcccaggttcaagcgattctcctgcctcagcctcccaagtagctgggactacaggcgcctgccaccatatccagctaatttttgtatttttagtagagacggagtttcaccatgttgggcaggctggtcttgaactcctcaccttgtgatccgctcacctcggccttccaaagtgctgggagtactggtgtgagccaccgcagtcACATTTAGCTAACTGCTAAagaggtgattttctttttttttctttttttcttttttttgagacgaagttttgctctgtcgcccaggctggagtgcagtggccggatctcaggtcacttcaagctccgcctcccaggtttacgccattctcctgcctcagcctcccccgtgtagctgggactacaggcgcccgccacctcgcccagctagttttttatatcttttagtagagacggggtttcaccgtgttatccaggatggtctcgatcttctgacctcatgatctgccagtctcggcctcccaaagtgctgggattacaggcttgagccaccgcgcccggcccagaggtGATTTTCAAATGGAGAAATTGCAACTCGGATGCAAACCTAACCCAGATGTGTGATGACTTAGGGATGCTGAGGCCAGTGGTCTTCCATGGGCAACCTCAACGGCTGACACATTTGCCTTATAGAAGTTTAATGCTACTGGGTAAATACATTCACGAGGTATGGAAATCCTTCCATGTTCTATacataaaagataaacaaaaaccagcacaaatcctgcctctgcaccctcattttaaaactttctgagGACTTGGTAGAAGAAGTGAAACTGTCATAAGTTAAGTGTGAAGACCTCACCCCATCCCACCAAACCAGGGTCGTTTGGAAAAGAGTATTCTGGATACACAGCTGCCCTAAGGAGACGCTGAAGCAGACATACCTAGGAAAACCCAAACGTTCCTTGGATCCTGAGACAGCTGGTAAGCACCCAGGCCAGCTAGGCTGCCGAAGAGCAGTCCCGCAGCCAGGGACGGCACGCTGCctaaagggaagcaaacacagcTCGCATTTTTAACATGAGGCACTTATTTTACTAACGGAATCCACCAGACCCCCATCCCTAAAAGGAGGACAGCACAGAGAATTCTCAACACAGCTTATAGCCAAGGTGGACTCAAGCAGGAAGATGTTTCGGGGAGTGTGCTATCTTCTCAGAGAAGTCAGAGTCTTCCCACCCCATTTTTCTCTCCTCTAATAGGCAGGGCACTTCCAtctaaggaaaggaaagaaggccatCTTCCCTCCTTAGATGGAACTAGTGGCTAGTGGCTAGGCCTTCTTTCTAAACAGGCCTGATCAATCGTGAAGGGATGGAACTGTGTATATGCAGGACTTCCAGCAAATCACAAAAGGAGAGGGAAATAGGGTcagtcaattaaataaaaatacaaagacctGGAGAATAAGAATTCTGGTGCAGGGGTTGGGATGGGAATGCAGGCAAGGACTAGGGGGCAGAAACAAGCACAGCCACTCACACACCCCTGCCTGGCATAATGAAGAGACTTCAAAATACCAGTCTGTGTAGACCAGAGGTTTCCTCCTACCTGAGCCCAGAGATGGCACTTGGGGGTCGTGGCTGATGCACGGTACTCAATGATAACAACAAACTACAACCACCCCTGCCTATCTTTAGATAAAGAGGCAAAAACAAGTAATTCCACAAGAGGCCCAGCTCAGCTTCGCCAGATAACCAGAAGGCAAGTGCAGGAGCTGCAACACTGACAAGGAagcctgcactccagcttggggaccTACAGCACACCTAACTCAAACGAGCTTGCTTCTCAGGGACCCAGGCACTCACATTTCACTGGAACAACGTTGAAGATGTTAAGA
This is a stretch of genomic DNA from Rhinopithecus roxellana isolate Shanxi Qingling chromosome 4, ASM756505v1, whole genome shotgun sequence. It encodes these proteins:
- the TMEM14C gene encoding transmembrane protein 14C isoform X3; the encoded protein is MQDTGSVVPLHWFGFGYAALVASGGIIGYVKAGSVPSLAAGLLFGSLAGLGAYQLSQDPRNVWVFLATSGTLAGIMGMRFYNSGKFMPAGLIAGASLLMAAKVGVSMFNRPH